A window of Kineococcus sp. NBC_00420 genomic DNA:
CGTCGTCGACGAGGACCGTCTCGACGTCGATCCCCTCGGCGCGCAGTCGTTCCGCGGCGATGCGGAAGTTGATGACGTCCCCGGTGTAGTTCTTCACGACCAGCAGGACACCGCCGGGCAGGGCGGCCGCGCGGGCACCGGCGAAGATCTGCTGGTTGTGCGGGGAGGCGAACACCTGACCGGGGATCGCGGCGTCCAACCCGCCCCGGCCCACGAAACCCGTGTGCAGCGGTTCGTGGCCCGAACCCCCGCCCGAGACGAGCGCCACCCGACGGGTCGGTGCGGGGTCGGCGGCGACCACGTAGGCCGGGTCGAGGCTGACCCGGACGGTGGCGCCGTGGGCGCGGGCGAAACCGGCGAGCGCCGAGGCGATCGGGTCGTCGCCGGTGCTGAACTGGTCGGGGCGGGTGCTCACGGGTTCCTCCGGTCCTCGGTCTGTTCCCCGTCGCGCAGCTGCGCGGGGAGGGCGGCGGTGGGAACCCCCTGGAAGGCCACGGGACGCTGCCACCGCTCGATCGCGGCCGTACCCACCGACGTCGACAACGGCGCGGTCGTGGCGGGGTAGGGACCGCCGTGCTGCTGGGCGGCGGCGACGGTGACGCCGGTCGGCCAGTCGTTCCAGACCACCCGGCCGACGTGGTCGGCGAGGACCAGGGCCACCTCGGCGGCGAGCTGGTCGTCGTCCGCGGCGTGCACGGACCCCGTGAGCTGGCCGGGGAAGACGTCGAGGACCTGCAGGAGTTCCTCCGGCGAGGAGTACCCGACGACGAGGCCGGCGGGGCCGAACGCCTCGATGTCGAGGACGTGGGGGTTCTCGAGGACCTCCGCCGCCGAGGTGGTGAGGACCTCGGCCCGGACGCCTTCGGCGCTGGGCTCGCCCTGCAGGGCCGTGCCGACCCCGGGCTGGGAGCGCAGTTCGTCCGTGCTGCGGGCGAAACCCTCGACGATGGCGGGGTTGAGCATCGGGCCGGGGACCGGGAGTTCGACCGCGGCGGTGAAGGCGTCGACGTCGGGGACCAGGACGACGCCGGGGTTGGTGCAGAACTGCCCGGCACCCAGGGTGAGCGAACCCGCCCACCCCTGCGCGATGTCGGCGGGCCGTTGCGCCCAGGCCGACGGGGTGACGACGACGGGGTTGACGCTGCC
This region includes:
- a CDS encoding aldehyde dehydrogenase (NADP(+)) — translated: MDTTAADLETVLATAAAARRPLARTTPAWRADALDAVARALEDARTELVALAAAESHLPQPRLNGELTRTAFQARLFASGLRDGSLVPATVDHADPDWGMGPRPDIRRTVVPIGPVLVFAASNFPFAFSVFGGDSASAFAAGCPVVVKVHPGHPELSRRTADLVVGALRAAGAPDGSFALVEGVDASVAALRDPRVKAAGFTGSLRGGRALFDIATSRPDPIPFYGELGSVNPVVVTPSAWAQRPADIAQGWAGSLTLGAGQFCTNPGVVLVPDVDAFTAAVELPVPGPMLNPAIVEGFARSTDELRSQPGVGTALQGEPSAEGVRAEVLTTSAAEVLENPHVLDIEAFGPAGLVVGYSSPEELLQVLDVFPGQLTGSVHAADDDQLAAEVALVLADHVGRVVWNDWPTGVTVAAAQQHGGPYPATTAPLSTSVGTAAIERWQRPVAFQGVPTAALPAQLRDGEQTEDRRNP